The following nucleotide sequence is from Candidatus Zixiibacteriota bacterium.
AGAACGTGAGATGATTGAGGCCAATACCGGGATCACATTGCTCTCAGGATTAGCAAGCTCACGCAACAGCAGCTTGGACACGTCCGGCTGCCTCAAAAACACCAATCTCCAACCGTCCTGAATGGTTTCCAGGACGTTCTCCAAATCGGAAAACTCCGCTGTCTTCGTTTTGAGAGAGGCTATTATCTTGCCAAAACTGACTTTGAGAACCTCGGAGTAGAGATTTTCCTTGGATGAAAAGTAGTAGTAGATCATGGCCTTGTTGACACCTGCTTTTTGGGCGATACGATCAACACGGGCACCTTCCACACCATAGCGGGAGAACTCCTTCAAAGCTGCTTCGAGAATTCTCCGGCTGGGCTCCTTTTCAGGTACAGGGGAAGCGTTCGACATTTCGTTCTTCTTGGTATCCATTTCGACCAACCGTTTAGTTTAACCAACCGTTTAGTTATCAATATCGACAAGTCGTACCGATTTGTCAAGCGGAATCCAGTCAAAAAGACAGCTTCACCCAAAAAATCCTGTTGACAAACGCAGAATGGCCAATATTATACAGAAAACACAGAAAAGTCAGAAAGCTCAGAAATGCCTGACGACAACAGAGAGAAAGACTACCTGACAACCACTCAGGCAGCTAAACTGCTAAGTGTCTCGCCTGACACAGTTTTGAAGTGGGTAAAAGCCGGTAAAGTGAAATCTTATCGGACTCTTGGGGGGCATTTCCGTATCCCGATTTCGGAGCTGAGAATGCCAGAGTCTGGCCTTCACGATCAGGCCCCACCAGTTACTCTAGCCTCGGATACTCAGGCTCACCAGTACTGTTGGGAGTTTCTCGCCGCCGGTGGTAAAATCAAGGCTGAGTGCATGGATTGCATCACCTATCGTTCCCGTGCTCGCCGCTGCTACGAGTTGAAAGACCTGCCGGGCGAATTTGGGTGTCTCAATCTCTTGTGTGACACTGACTGCAACGACTGCGATTATTTCAAAGTTGTTAGCGGTCAGGGCATCAACGTGTTGATTCTCACCGGAAACCGTAGGTTAGTCAAGGGAATTAATCGGATAGAGCAATCGGGGCTACAAATACGCTTTGCCTCCGGCGAGTACGAAACCGCAGTAGCTATTCAATCTTATCGCCCGGACTATATTGTAATAGACTGTGCCTTTGGCAAAAAGAGAACGGCCAATCTGTGCAGCAGTCTTTTCTCAGACATACGCATCCCCGTAGCCCGTATAATTCTCTCATCCAAAACCAGGACAACAGAGGACTACTGTGACCATGAGGTCTTCGGCTGGATACGAAAACCGTTTAGTGTCGAAGAACTTAACTCATGTATTCGGGGTGTTCCCAAACTTGCAGACAAACAAATAACAATAGATGAATGAGGTTTCACATGGCAGATGAGCTAACAGTCAACGATCGTTCCCTTCGGCTGGTCAAAGGAGACATCATCGATCTCGATATTGAGGCGGTTGTCTACTATGCTCAGCACGACCTTAATTTAGGGTCTGGTTTTGGCACGGCGATCTCGATTCGTGGTGGGCCGGAAGTGCAAAAAGAACTCAAGGAGCTCGGTTCACTCAAAACCACCGAGGCAGTTGTGACCGGGGCAGGGGAAATGAAGGCCAAGCATATTATTCATGCCGTCGGGCCAAGATTTCAGGAAGAAGGTTTGGAGAACAAACTCAAGGCAACGATTGACAACGCATTGAAGCAAGCCGAAGGCAAGGGAATCAAGGCGATTGTTTTTCCTCCTATGGGCACCGGTTTCTATGGCGTTCCTCTCGATATGTGCGCCCGTGTTCTGCTCGGTAGTATCTCGGATCACCTGGCTGGTAAAACGAGTCTCCGCGAAGTGACCGTTTGCCTGCTGGACAATCGCGAATACAAGCCTTTCCAGGCGCAAATAGCTTCTATGAAGAAGTAGCGAAGGAGACGTGATGTTTGACTTGGAATTTGCACGAGGTCCACTTCATGATATCGCCCTGGGGTTCATGACAGTGGTTTATATTATTCGACTCTACTGGCTGACCCGATTCGTGGCCGGTAAAGAACGACAGGCTGCCACTGGTCGTGGGGATACCAACCCGCGCAAAGGCTTTCTATATTCATGGGGCAACGTGGCCATGCCGTGGGCGATGGAATCCACCCGTAGCCATGTGCTCATGTACGCCGGTTTTGTTATTTTTCATCTGGGCGTAACAGCTGCTATTCTGCTGCTGTTTTCTGTGTCGTTCTATTTCAAAGCTGATCCAATTCC
It contains:
- a CDS encoding TetR/AcrR family transcriptional regulator — its product is MDTKKNEMSNASPVPEKEPSRRILEAALKEFSRYGVEGARVDRIAQKAGVNKAMIYYYFSSKENLYSEVLKVSFGKIIASLKTKTAEFSDLENVLETIQDGWRLVFLRQPDVSKLLLRELANPESNVIPVLASIISRSEIPQIIRHQFEQGIEDKTLRPIDIRQAWVSFVTMNIGYFLLSPLLDRVLEITDSEQFAQERRPAIMDLFLNGVKAR
- a CDS encoding macro domain-containing protein — its product is MADELTVNDRSLRLVKGDIIDLDIEAVVYYAQHDLNLGSGFGTAISIRGGPEVQKELKELGSLKTTEAVVTGAGEMKAKHIIHAVGPRFQEEGLENKLKATIDNALKQAEGKGIKAIVFPPMGTGFYGVPLDMCARVLLGSISDHLAGKTSLREVTVCLLDNREYKPFQAQIASMKK
- a CDS encoding excisionase family DNA-binding protein, with the translated sequence MPDDNREKDYLTTTQAAKLLSVSPDTVLKWVKAGKVKSYRTLGGHFRIPISELRMPESGLHDQAPPVTLASDTQAHQYCWEFLAAGGKIKAECMDCITYRSRARRCYELKDLPGEFGCLNLLCDTDCNDCDYFKVVSGQGINVLILTGNRRLVKGINRIEQSGLQIRFASGEYETAVAIQSYRPDYIVIDCAFGKKRTANLCSSLFSDIRIPVARIILSSKTRTTEDYCDHEVFGWIRKPFSVEELNSCIRGVPKLADKQITIDE